One window from the genome of Diospyros lotus cultivar Yz01 chromosome 11, ASM1463336v1, whole genome shotgun sequence encodes:
- the LOC127813201 gene encoding protein TIFY 8: MAQSKSNVKNSADEAKTTVFHDFLGRSCASDSSPAAVKPAAGGDARLTDASPSASSSIGASSGGGRGPISATSDLGSERQVANHFVGVPFYGPRSDLTGTEINNRFAGNKRSNSDSGFMGSARDGLSQLVPDSLDGLNSMKILRNVGGERPRRSHDEALFSGMHPVRPNPMSFMLQPPAGSRTDASVSKWERAIPLNVGAAAQFPPRAGQIAPFGCQIPSNRFKDANAVPSVISQAAADEGSRTGIKGSGILSSINASSGVSDRNPSGVLLSSSKHKSSSHNSEPDSSTPPSRHGITSNSRQMTIFYGGQAHVFDDVHPNKADLIMALAGSNGGSWSTTYAPKSAAPVGESSMPGGDNETGMASNFASSREFRRRLSITGTAGHGFGSGDQISVPPGGLGSAIVKDGKNPVQAVETRIEEKREV, from the exons ATGGCTCAGAGTAAGAGTAATGTCAAAAACAGTGCCGATGAAGCGAAGACAACCGTTTTTCATGACTTTTTGGGTAGGAGCTGCGCCTCCGATTCGTCGCCGGCGGCTGTGAAGCCGGCTGCCGGCGGTGACGCTAGGCTGACGGACGCGTCTCCGTCGGCCTCCTCCTCTATCGGCGCTTCTTCTGGTGGTGGCCGTGGACCCATCTCAGCCACTTCTGATCTGGGTTCTG AAAGACAGGTAGCAAATCATTTTGTCGGGGTTCCATTCTATGGCCCTAGGAGTGATCTCACTGGGACAGAGATAAATAATAGATTTGCAGGAAATAAGCGGAGTAATTCAGATTCTGGTTTTATGGGCTCGGCCAGAGATGGGTTATCACAACTGGTACCAGACTCACTTGATGGCTTGAACTCAATGAAG ATACTCCGAAATGTAGGGGGAGAGCGGCCTCGACGTTCCCATGATGAGGCATTGTTCTCTGGTATGCATCCAGTGAGGCCAAATCCAATGTCTTTTATGTTACAGCCACCTGCTGGCAGTAGGACTGATGCTAGTGTCTCGAAATGGGAGCGGGCTATTCCCTTAAATGTTGGTGCTGCGGCGCAGTTTCCTCCACGTGCAGGACAGATTGCTCCTTTTGGGTGTCAAATTCCTTCAAACAGATTCAAGGATGCCAATGCAGTTCCTTCTGTTATATCTCAAGCAGCTGCTGATGAAGGGTCTCGCACTGGAATTAAAGGGTCTGGAATTTTGAGCTCCATTAATGCCAGTAGTGGAGTCTCTGATAGAAACCCATCTGGGGTGCTTCTGAGTAGCAGCAAGCACAAGTCCAGCTCTCATAATTCCGAGCCAGATTCTTCAACTCCTCCAAG TCGACATGGAATAACATCTAACAGTCGCCAGATGACTATATTTTATGGTGGTCAAGCCCATGTGTTTGATGATGTGCATCCAAACAAG GCAGATTTGATAATGGCATTAGCTGGATCAAATGGAGGATCTTGGTCTACAACCTATGCACCAAAATCAGCTGCACCAGTTGGGGAAAGCTCCATGCCTGGTGGGGACAACGAAACTGGCATGGCCAGTAATTTTGCATCATCCCGGGAATTTCGGAGGAGGTTATCCATCACAGGGACCGCTGGTCATGGGTTTGGTTCTGGTGATCAAATCTCAGTGCCCCCAG GTGGTCTAGGAAGTGCGATAGTGAAAGATGGAAAAAACCCAGTTCAAGCTGTGGAAACCAGGATCGAAGAGAAGCGCGAGGTGTAA
- the LOC127812451 gene encoding gibberellin 3-beta-dioxygenase 1-like has protein sequence MGSTLSEAYRDSPLQLHHIVPLDFRSVQTLPNSHVWSQSDRDLPCGVPIGEDLQIPVIDLLDSNVEELVGDACRAWGIFQVTNHGLPSDLLEDVESKARRLFALPAGQKIKVLRSPDGCTGYGMARISPFFPKFMWHEGFTMMGSPVDHARVLWPHDYKRFCEVMEEYQKAMKTLAHKLLLIILKSLDVYEEEKQWSAMVQNSDAGALQLNSYPSCPDPTRAIGLAPHTDTLLLTILNQTRDTKGLQIFREGVGWAPVSPVAGALTVNVGDLLHIFSNAKFPTVYHRAAVNQTCHRLSVAYFYGPQADSIVAPFSKLQSPLYRSLTVKEYVSLKAKHLERAMSLIRI, from the exons ATGGGTAGTACTCTTTCGGAGGCTTATAGGGATAGTCCTCTCCAACTTCACCACATCGTCCCCCTCGACTTCCGCTCCGTCCAAACGCTCCCTAACTCGCATGTATGGTCTCAATCCGATCGCGACTTGCCGTGTGGAGTCCCCATCGGCGAGGATTTGCAGATCCCGGTCATCGATCTCTTGGACTCCAATGTGGAGGAATTGGTCGGCGATGCATGCCGAGCATGGGGGATATTTCAAGTCACCAACCATGGACTTCCCTCGGATCTTCTGGAGGACGTGGAGTCCAAGGCTCGGCGTCTCTTTGCCCTCCCGGCTGGGCAGAAGATAAAGGTCTTGCGCTCACCGGATGGATGCACAGGCTATGGCATGGCTCGGATTTCGCCTTTCTTTCCCAAGTTCATGTGGCATGAAGGCTTCACCATGATGGGTTCTCCGGTTGATCATGCTAGGGTTCTTTGGCCACATGACTACAAACGCTTTTG TGAGGTAATGGAGGAGTAccagaaggcgatgaaaacccTAGCCCACAAGCTCCTCCTCATAATCCTCAAGTCCTTGGACGTGTATGAAGAGGAGAAGCAATGGTCAGCCATGGTCCAAAACTCCGACGCCGGCGCCCTTCAACTCAACTCTTACCCTTCATGTCCGGACCCGACCCGGGCGATTGGCTTAGCCCCGCACACCGACACGCTGCTCCTCACCATCCTCAACCAAACCCGCGACACAAAGGGCCTCCAAATCTTCAGAGAAGGAGTTGGCTGGGCGCCCGTGTCTCCGGTGGCCGGAGCACTCACCGTCAACGTCGGCGACCTCCTCCACATCTTCTCCAACGCGAAGTTCCCCACCGTCTACCACCGTGCCGCCGTGAACCAGACGTGCCACCGGCTCTCCGTGGCCTACTTCTACGGCCCCCAGGCCGATTCCATTGTTGCGCCATTCTCCAAGCTTCAGTCGCCGCTCTACCGGTCGCTGACAGTGAAGGAGTATGTTAGCCTCAAGGCCAAGCATCTTGAGAGAGCGATGTCTTTGATTAGAATCTGA
- the LOC127813024 gene encoding transcriptional corepressor LEUNIG-like has protein sequence MSQTNWEADKMLDVYIHDYLIKRDLKATAQAFQTEGKVSSDPVAIDAPGGFLFEWWSVFWDIFIARTNEKHSEVAASYIETQIMKAREQQQQQQPQQLQNPQQQHQQQQQQQLQMQQLLLQRHAQQQQQHQQQQQQQQQQQQSQQQQQQQQQQQHQQQQAAQQQQRRDGAHLLNGTANGLVGNDPLLRQNPVTANALATKMYEERLKLPLQRDPLDDVSMKQRFSENVGQLLDPNHASILKSAAAAGQPSGQVLHGTAGAMSPQVQSRSQQLTVSTPDIKTEMNPVLNPRAAGPEGSLIGIPGSNQGGNNLTLKGWPLTGLDQLRPGLLQQQKSFMQGPHPFNQLQMLTPQHQQQLLLAQQNLTSPSASDGESRRLRMLLSNRSMSLGKEGGLNSVGDIVPNVGSPLQAGCSVLPRGDTDMLMKLKIAQMQHQQQQNSNQQQQQQQQLQQHALSGQQSQSSNHNLLQQDKIVPSGSVTADGSMSNSFRGNDQASKNQTGRKRKQPVSSSGPANSSGTANTAGPSPSSAPSTPSTHTPGDVISMPALPHSGSSSKPLMMFGTDGAGNLTSPSNQLWDEKDMVAADMDRFVEDGSLDDNVESFLSHDDTDPRDAVGRCMDVNKGFTFNEVNSVRASTNKVVCCHFSPDGKLLASGGHDKRAVLWFTDTLKPKSTLEEHSSIITDVRFSPSIARLATSSFDKTVRVWDADNPGYSLRTFTGHSATVKSLDFHPNKDDLICSCDRDGEIRYWSINNGSCPRTFKGGMIQLRFQPRLGRYLAAATESVVSILDVETQACRHSLKGHTKPIESVCWDPSGEYLASVSEDSVRVWSLGSGSEADCVHELSNGNKYYSCVFHPTYPSLLIIGCYQSLELWNMAENKTMTLTSAHEGAIAGLAGSTVTGLVASSSHDKFVKLWK, from the exons ATGTCACAGACCAACTGGGAAGCCGATAAAAT GCTAGATGTTTATATCCACGATTACTTGATAAAAAGGGATCTAAAGGCCACTGCACAGGCGTTTCAAACTGAAGGGAAAGTGTCATCTGATCCAGTGG CCATTGATGCTCCTGGTGGCTTTCTCTTCGAATGGTGGTCGGTGTTTTGGGATATATTTATCGCTAGGACAAATGAGAAGCATTCAGAGGTTGCTGCTTCTTACATTGAG ACTCAGATAATGAAAGCTAGGGAgcaacaacagcaacaacagCCTCAACAACTGCAAAATCCACAGCAGCAACACCAacagcaacagcagcagcaactgCAGATGCAGCAGCTGTTGTTGCAGAGGCATGCTCAGCAACAACAGCAgcatcagcagcagcagcagcagcaacaacagcagcagcagtcgcaacagcaacagcagcagcagcagcaacagcaaCATCAACAGCAGCAGGCAGCACAACAACAGCAACGGAGAGATGGGGCCCATCTTCTCAATGGTACTGCCAATGGGCTTGTTGGCAACGACCCTCTTTTGAGACAGAACCCTGTAACAGCTAATGCTTTGGCTACGAAGATGTACGAGGAAAGGTTAAAACTGCCACTTCAGAGAGATCCTCTAGATGATGTGTCCATGAAG CAAAGATTCAGTGAGAATGTGGGCCAGCTTTTGGATCCGAACCATGCTTCAATACTGAAGTCAGCTGCTGCAGCTGGCCAGCCTTCAGG GCAAGTGCTGCATGGTACAGCAGGTGCTATGTCACCACAAGTTCAATCTCGTAGCCAGCAACTTACTGTTTCTACACCA GATATTAAGACAGAGATGAATCCAGTCCTGAACCCCAGAGCAGCAGGGCCTGAAGGATCATTAATTGGAATTCCCG gatcaAACCAAGGTGGCAACAATCTGACTTTGAAAGGGTGGCCTCTCACA GGTTTGGATCAGCTTCGACCTGGGCTTCTGCAGCAGCAAAAATCGTTTATGCAGGGTCCACATCCCTTTAATCAACTTCAGATGCTGACACCTCAGCACCAGCAACAGCTTTTACTTGCGCAACAAAATTTGACATCCCCATCTGCCAGTGATGGAGAAAGCAGAAGGTTGAGAATGCTCCTGAGCAATCGAAGCATGAGTCTTGGAAAGGAGGGGGGGCTTAATTCTGTGGGTGACATAGTTCCAAATGTTGGGTCACCTCTACAAGCTGGTTGCTCAGTTCTGCCTCGTGGAGATACAGATATGTTAATGAAG TTGAAAATAGCCCAGATGCAGCATCAGCAACAACAAAATAGCAATCAAcaacaacagcagcagcagcagcttcaGCAGCATGCTCTTTCTGGCCAACAATCTCAGAGCTCAAACCACAATCTCCTTCAGCAGGATAAAATTGTGCCTTCTGGCAGTGTTACCGCAGATGGTAGCATGTCGAACTCCTTTCGAGGAAATGATCAG GCTTCAAAAAACCAGActggaaggaaaagaaaacagcCCGTGTCATCTTCAGGTCCTGCAAATAGCTCAGGAACAGCAAACACAGCAGGACCCTCCCCAAGTTCAGCTCCATCAACGCCATCTACTCATACACCTGGAGATGTGATCTCAATGCCTGCTTTGCCGCATAGTGGTAGTTCATCAAAGCCCTTGATGATGTTTGGCACTGATGGTGCTGGCAATCTTACATCCCCATCGAATCAATTG TGGGATGAGAAAGATATGGTGGCGGCTGATATGGATCGTTTTGTGGAGGATGGATCTCTTGATGATAATGTTGAGTCTTTTTTATCTCATGATGATACGGACCCCAGGGATGCAGTTGGTCGTTGTATGGATGTTAACAAAG GTTTCACATTTAACGAAGTCAATTCAGTTCGAGCTAGTACAAACAAAGTGGTCTGTTGCCACTTCTCGCCAGATGGAAAACTGCTTGCAAGTGGTGGTCATGATAAAAGG GCTGTATTGTGGTTTACGGATACCTTAAAGCCAAAAAGTACACTTGAAGAGCATTCTTCAATAATTACAGATGTCCGTTTCAGCCCCAGCATTGCTCGCCTTGCAACATCTTCTTTTGACAAAACTGTGAGGGTCTGGGATGCTGACAAT CCTGGATATTCACTGCGCACTTTTACTGGGCATTCAGCAACTGTTAAGTCTCTGGACTTCCATCCAAATAAAGATGACCTCATATGTTCTTGCGATCGGGATGGTGAGATACGATACTGGAGTATAAACAATGGCAGTTGTCCAAGAACTTTTAAG GGTGGCATGATTCAGTTGAGATTTCAACCCCGTTTAGGAAGATATCTTGCTGCAGCAACTGAGAGTGTTGTATCTATTCTTGATGTGGAGACACAAGCATGTCGGCATTCATTGAAG GGGCATACGAAACCTATTGAATCTGTTTGTTGGGATCCATCTGGAGAATATTTGGCATCTGTCAGTGAGGACTCTGTTAGAGTTTGGTCACTAGGATCAGGGAGTGAAGCAGATTGTGTTCATGAGTTAAGTAATGGCAACAAGTACTATTCCTGTGTTTTTCATCCCACATATCCTTCATTGCTGATCATTGGCTGTTACCAG TCTCTTGAGCTATGGAACATGGCTGAGAACAAGACAATGACCCTTACCTCGGCGCATGAGGGCGCGATTGCTGGCTTGGCTGGATCAACTGTTACCGGCTTGGTTGCCTCAAGTAGCCACGACAAGTTTGTCAAGCTCTGGAAGTGA
- the LOC127812673 gene encoding ammonium transporter 2 member 5-like, with protein sequence MTTGANYTFLPPNLRPDDVNPEWMNKGDNAWQLMAATLVGLQSVPGLIILYGGAVKKKWAVNSAFMALYAFACVLVCWVGWGYKMSFGDKLVPFWGKASVALDQKYLLEKAFVGNFPNATMVFFQFVFAAITLILIAGALLGRMNFHAWMLFVPLWLTFSYTFVAYGIWCPTGFLYKMGIIDYSGGYVIHLSSGVAGFTAAYWVGPRLTKDRERFPPNNIILMLAGAGLLWMGWTGFNGGDPFAANIDASLAVLNTHICAATSLLTWIILDVIFFRKASVIGAVQGMITGLVCITPAAGVVQGWAAILMGVFSGSLPWYTMMVVHKKSELLQKVDDTMAVFHTHAIAGSLGGILTGLFAHPRLSYLFFSGYGQYVGLFYGFHMGAVSTGFRQVGVQLIGIAYVILVNVISTSLICLLVQLVVPLRMSDEDMEIGDEAAHGEEAYAIWGQGDKLENSRYSTYNDIEVPPVKGPGHVEMK encoded by the exons atgacgacGGGGGCTAACTACACGTTCCTGCCACCGAACTTGAGGCCAGACGATGTGAACCCGGAATGGATGAACAAGGGAGATAATGCATGGCAGCTGATGGCGGCAACCCTGGTCGGGCTGCAGAGCGTGCCGGGGCTGATCATCCTGTATGGAGGGGCGGTGAAGAAGAAATGGGCGGTGAACTCGGCTTTCATGGCGCTCTATGCGTTTGCCTGCGTGCTAGTTTGCTGGGTGGGGTGGGGCTATAAGATGTCCTTTGGGGACAAACTCGTTCCCTTCTGGGGCAAGGCCAGTGTGGCTCTGGACCAGAAGTACCTCCTTGAGAAGGCGTTCGTCGGCAACTTCCCTAACGCGACAATGGTGTTCTTCCAGTTCGTGTTCGCAGCCATCACCTTGATTCTGATCGCGGGAGCACTGCTGGGGCGGATGAACTTCCATGCCTGGATGCTCTTTGTGCCTTTGTGGCTAACGTTTTCGTATACTTTTGTAGCTTACGGCATCTGGTGTCCCACCGGCTTTCTCTACAAGATGGGAATCATCGATTACTCGGGTGGTTATGTCATCCATTTATCTTCTGGAGTTGCTGGCTTCACAGCAGCCTATTGG GTGGGTCCTCGGCTTACTAAGGACAGGGAGAGGTTTCCCCCAAACAACATCATCTTGATGTTGGCAGGAGCAGGGCTGCTGTGGATGGGGTGGACGGGGTTCAATGGGGGAGACCCCTTTGCAGCCAACATCGATGCCTCCTTGGCAGTGTTGAACACGCATATCTGCGCCGCTACCAGCTTGCTAACCTGGATCATCCTCGATGTCATCTTCTTTCGCAAAGCTTCTGTGATCGGTGCAGTGCAAGGCATGATCACCGGCCTAGTCTGCATCACCCCTGCAGCCG GGGTTGTGCAAGGATGGGCAGCCATACTAATGGGAGTTTTCTCGGGTTCGTTGCCGTGGTACACCATGATGGTGGTGCACAAGAAGTCGGAGCTCCTCCAGAAGGTCGATGACACGATGGCTGTCTTCCACACGCACGCGATAGCAGGCAGCCTCGGGGGAATCCTCACTGGCCTGTTTGCGCACCCGAGGCTCAGCTACTTGTTCTTCTCTGGCTACGGCCAGTATGTTGGGTTGTTCTACGGCTTCCACATGGGAGCAGTCAGCACCGGATTCAGGCAAGTAGGGGTTCAGCTCATCGGCATCGCCTATGTGATCCTAGTGAATGTCATCTCCACGAGCTTGATATGCCTTCTGGTGCAACTGGTTGTGCCTCTGAGGATGTCTGACGAGGACATGGAGATTGGGGACGAGGCTGCACATGGGGAGGAGGCCTACGCCATCTGGGGCCAGGGTGACAAGCTCGAGAACTCGAGGTACTCCACCTACAATGACATTGAGGTGCCACCCGTGAAGGGGCCTGGCCATGTTGAGATGAAGTGA